The following are encoded together in the Bactrocera neohumeralis isolate Rockhampton chromosome 6, APGP_CSIRO_Bneo_wtdbg2-racon-allhic-juicebox.fasta_v2, whole genome shotgun sequence genome:
- the LOC126762233 gene encoding translational regulator orb2-like isoform X3 gives MDSLKIPKGGNSNASGGAGGKPTGSVPITVRFNAGDECIDDIFQSFHNSNNSGGVGAGVVAGGNGSVGGGGGGGSAGGGGGGGPNAGGGDSLSSSPSQHHQLQAQQNVDDVNTRNNFLQGNFFNRKSGLPNKQQLSPNHPCPPHDGNSPTSPGGGGGGGGGSPYNGSQAGGSGGISPNSNAGISPNKYRRSISFPTKGGTSPTPGYSLDMNAAQSHIPTLSVGNSGSQSAGATGGGDAPYLGAGFTPDRLVGNGLDMRPIDHCLNDIMRNMGAVGAGGDNNVAAAAVLAERMRNQKLSEHHLSEADAVAIASGNGAGAYLDGNMKLNSPSRASPHSQGSEHTARYSRKVFVGGLPPDIDEDEITTSFRRFGPLVVDWPHKAESKSYFPPKGYAFLLFQDENSVQQLIDSCITDDDKLYLCVSSPTIKDKPVQIRPWRLADADYVLDATMSLDPRKTVFVGGVPRPLKAFELAMIMDRLYGGVCYAGIDTDPELKYPKGAGRVAFANQQSYIAAISARFVQLQHGDIDKRVEVKPYVLDDQMCDECEGQRCGGKFAPFFCANVTCLQYYCENCWGVIHARPGREYHKPLVKEGADRPRAVPFRWC, from the exons ATGGATTCACTTAAAATTCCAAAAG GTGGAAATAGCAATGCGTCAGGTGGCGCCGGCGGCAAACCCACTGGCAGCGTACCAATCACCGTGCGTTTTAATGCCGGCGATGAATGTATTGATGATATCTTTCAGTCATTtcacaatagcaacaatagtGGCGGCGTTGGTGCGGGCGTTGTTGCCGGCGGCAATGGCAGTGTgggtggtggcggcggcggtggcagtgctggtggtggtggtggtggtggtccGAACGCCGGCGGTGGGGATTCCCTGTCGAGCAGCCCATCGCAACATCATCAGCTGCAGGCACAACAAAAT GTGGATGATGTAAACACAAGGAATAATTTTCTGCAAGGCAACTTTTTCAACCGCAAAAG TGGACTGCCCAACAAGCAACAGCTATCACCGAATCATCCCTGTCCGCCACATGATGGCAACAGTCCTACCTCGCCCggaggcggcggcggcggtggcggcggctCACCATATAACGGATCGCAAGCTGGCGGCAGCGGTGGCATTTCGCCAAATTCCAATGCGGGCATTTCACCTAACAAATACCGACGCAGCATATCATTCCCGACTAAGGGCGGCACCTCGCCCACACCCGGCTACTCGTTGGACATGAATGCCGCACAGTCACACATACCCACATTGTCGGTGGGCAATAGCGGTAGTCAGAGCGCTGGCGCTACCGGTGGTGGTGATGCGCCCTACCTAGGCGCCGGCTTCACACCCGACCGCCTGGTCGGCAATGGACTCGACATGCGTCCAATCGATCACTGTTTAAATGATATAATGCGCAATATGGGCGCTGTGGGTGCCGGCGGTGATAATAATGTGGCTGCCGCCGCTGTGCTGGCCGAACGCATGCGCAATCAGAAGTTAAGCGAACATCACCTGAGCGAGGCCGACGCTGTGGCCATTGCAAGCGGCAACGGTGCTGGCGCCTACTTGGATGGCAATATGAAATTGAATTCACCATCACGGGCGTCACCACACTCGCAAGGCTCCGAACATACGGCACGCTATTCACGTAAAGTTTTCGTTGGCGGTTTGCCGCCCGATATCGATGAGGATGAGATCACCACATCGTTTCGACGTTTCGGACCGCTGGTCGTCGATTGGCCACATAAGGCCGAGTCAAAATCGTATTTCCCGCCCAAGGGTTACGCATTTCTGCTCTTCCAGGATGAGAATAGTGTACAGCAGCTGATCGATTCGTGCATTACCGACGATGACAAGCTCTACCTGTGCGTTTCCTCGCCAACCATCAAAGACAAACCGGTACAGATACGACCTTGGCGCCTAGCCGATGCCGACTATGTGCTCGATGCCACCATGTCATTGGATCCGCGTAAAACCGTCTTTGTCGGCGGTGTACCGCGTCCCTTGAAGGCGTTCGAATTGGCCATGATCATGGATCGTCTGTATGGTGGTGTTTGCTATGCGGGCATCGACACAGATCCGGAGTTGAAATATCCGAAAGGTGCTGGGCGTGTTGCATTCGCCAATCAACAGAGTTATATTGCCGCCATATCGGCGCGTTTCGTGCAATTGCAACATGGCGATATCGATAAGCGTGTCGAGGTGAAACCGTACGTGCTGGACGATCAGATGTGTGACGAGTGCGAGGGTCAACGTTGCGGCGGCAAATTTGCACCGTTCTTCTGCGCCAATGTCACGTGTCTGCAATACTATTGCGAGAATTGCTGGGGTGTCATACATGCGCGCCCCGGCCGTGAATATCATAAACCTCTAGTCAAAGAAGGCGCCGATCGGCCGAGGGCGGTGCCATTCCGCTGGTGTTAA